One window of the Streptomyces sp. ITFR-21 genome contains the following:
- a CDS encoding IucA/IucC family protein yields MNAPSPPATAAADADVSAVADASASHRGRRVPAQRVDTGPGTEPSGHPEPYAAADAIGVENLLRCWARETGLSRPADGLLRIPLPASGTEAHAAVHHWSATGHHRFGPVLPAADRRPLTAVELAALLAREGDADPAEGADLVARVADSVRRSATFIAERRERPGPAVPELPFLDSEQALILGHPLHPAPKAREGLGEGESAAYSPELRGSFALHWLAVDASVLAADSGWTEDGRTVPAADLLTALAGPGLELPAGTAPLPLHPWQARDIRHRPGVRALFDAGLLHDLGPLGEPWHPTSSVRTVYRPGSPLMLKLSLGLRITNSRRENLRKELLRGAEVHRLLRGGLVTRWQAAHPGFDIVRDPAWLAVDTADGEPVPGLDVALRHSPFGAGHSAHCVAGLTSPRPWPGLPAPALRSRLAVLVAALAGRTGRSGAAVATEWFLRYLDAVVKPVLWLDGQAGIALEAHQQNTLVLLDAEGWPRGGRYRDNQGYYFRDSHRAALEEQLPGIGTASDSFVTDDVADERFAYYLGINNVFGLIGAFGSQSLADEQVLLAAFRRFLAADRQGSSLPDRLLHCARLRCKANLLTRLHGLDELVGPVDTQSVYVTIPNPLAR; encoded by the coding sequence ATGAACGCGCCTTCACCACCGGCCACCGCGGCCGCGGACGCGGACGTCTCCGCGGTCGCGGACGCGTCGGCGTCCCACCGCGGCCGGCGGGTGCCGGCACAACGGGTCGACACCGGCCCCGGCACCGAGCCATCGGGGCACCCGGAGCCGTACGCCGCCGCCGACGCGATCGGCGTGGAGAACCTGCTGCGCTGCTGGGCACGGGAGACCGGGCTGTCCAGGCCGGCCGACGGACTGCTGCGGATCCCGCTGCCCGCCAGCGGCACCGAGGCGCACGCGGCCGTCCACCACTGGTCGGCGACCGGTCACCACCGCTTCGGTCCCGTCCTGCCTGCCGCCGACCGGCGCCCGCTGACCGCCGTGGAACTGGCGGCGCTGCTGGCCCGCGAGGGGGACGCCGACCCCGCGGAGGGCGCCGATCTGGTGGCGCGGGTGGCCGACTCGGTACGGCGCAGCGCCACCTTCATCGCCGAGCGCCGCGAGCGGCCCGGCCCCGCCGTACCCGAACTGCCCTTCCTGGACTCCGAGCAGGCCCTGATCCTCGGCCATCCGCTGCACCCGGCCCCTAAGGCCCGCGAGGGGCTCGGCGAGGGCGAGAGCGCCGCCTACTCGCCCGAACTGCGCGGCAGCTTCGCGCTGCACTGGCTCGCCGTCGACGCCTCCGTGCTGGCCGCCGACTCCGGCTGGACCGAAGACGGCCGCACGGTGCCGGCCGCCGATCTGCTGACCGCGCTCGCCGGACCCGGGCTGGAACTGCCCGCCGGAACCGCGCCGCTGCCGCTGCACCCCTGGCAGGCCCGGGACATCCGGCACCGGCCCGGCGTACGCGCCCTGTTCGACGCGGGGCTGCTGCACGACCTCGGCCCGCTCGGCGAACCCTGGCACCCCACCTCCTCGGTACGCACCGTCTACCGGCCGGGCTCGCCCCTCATGCTCAAGCTCTCGTTGGGCCTGCGCATCACCAACTCCCGGCGGGAGAACCTCCGCAAGGAGCTGTTGCGCGGAGCCGAGGTGCACCGGCTGCTGCGCGGCGGCCTGGTGACCCGCTGGCAGGCCGCCCACCCCGGCTTCGACATCGTTCGGGACCCGGCCTGGCTCGCGGTGGACACCGCCGACGGCGAACCCGTCCCCGGCCTCGACGTGGCGCTCAGACACAGTCCTTTCGGCGCCGGCCACTCAGCGCACTGCGTGGCCGGCCTCACCTCGCCGCGTCCGTGGCCCGGACTGCCCGCGCCCGCTCTGCGCTCCCGGCTGGCCGTCCTGGTGGCGGCCCTCGCCGGACGCACCGGCAGGTCCGGGGCGGCCGTCGCCACCGAATGGTTCCTGCGCTACCTCGACGCCGTGGTCAAGCCGGTGCTGTGGCTCGACGGGCAGGCGGGCATCGCGCTCGAAGCCCACCAGCAGAACACCCTGGTGCTGCTGGACGCCGAAGGCTGGCCCCGCGGGGGCCGCTACCGTGACAACCAGGGCTACTACTTCCGCGACTCGCACCGCGCCGCCCTCGAAGAACAGCTCCCCGGCATCGGCACGGCCAGCGACAGCTTCGTCACCGACGACGTCGCGGACGAGCGCTTCGCCTACTACCTCGGCATCAACAACGTCTTCGGCCTGATCGGCGCCTTCGGCTCCCAAAGCCTGGCCGACGAGCAGGTACTGCTCGCCGCCTTCCGCCGCTTCCTCGCCGCCGACCGGCAGGGCAGCAGCCTCCCGGACCGGCTGCTGCACTGCGCCCGGCTGCGCTGCAAGGCCAACCTGCTGACCCGGCTGCACGGACTGGACGAACTCGTCGGCCCGGTCGACACCCAGTCCGTCTACGTCACCATTCCCAACCCGCTGGCCCGCTGA
- a CDS encoding FHA domain-containing protein: protein MLPRADDRILELADALELRVVSADNFLDFHRAYPWLPGSRGRFLRPFLGPDGRIGVRPRIKPVPAEWQVSRKEEEGLLLEAGVLRRWAPSAHHSVLSRDGHCPEPGCPLFGGGDRPSTALPRRRRDRVLCPTHGQPLTDAGPRPRRAQVKVLMGGTVKGRFMVTAGEPLAVGRAPADGGVPLGAWIGDASVVSVSRTHVVLSYDGKALTVVDERSANGTRIRHNRPAEDELLPLRHGTLWRPRPGDSVMLHDRLELLPSGRRFVFEEDATDGTVGPGPAAGAVAAPTMLGLSPDLPSTDGRNGQDDPDGSTGGDGGTGGGGQR, encoded by the coding sequence GTGCTGCCCCGCGCCGACGACCGCATCCTGGAGCTGGCGGACGCCCTGGAACTCCGGGTGGTCAGCGCCGACAACTTCCTCGACTTCCACCGTGCCTACCCCTGGCTTCCGGGCTCCCGGGGTCGCTTCCTGCGTCCTTTCCTGGGGCCGGACGGCCGGATCGGGGTACGTCCGCGGATCAAGCCGGTGCCCGCCGAGTGGCAGGTGTCCCGCAAGGAGGAGGAAGGGCTGCTGCTGGAGGCCGGAGTGCTGCGCCGCTGGGCGCCGTCCGCCCACCACTCGGTGCTCAGCCGCGACGGGCACTGCCCGGAGCCCGGCTGCCCGCTCTTCGGGGGCGGGGATCGGCCGAGCACCGCGCTGCCCAGGCGCCGCAGGGACCGTGTGCTCTGCCCGACGCACGGCCAGCCGCTCACCGACGCGGGGCCGCGTCCGCGCCGCGCCCAGGTGAAGGTGCTGATGGGCGGCACGGTCAAGGGCCGTTTCATGGTGACGGCCGGCGAGCCGCTGGCGGTCGGCCGGGCCCCGGCCGACGGCGGGGTGCCGCTCGGCGCCTGGATCGGCGACGCGTCGGTGGTCTCCGTCAGCCGCACCCACGTGGTGCTCTCCTATGACGGCAAGGCGCTGACCGTCGTCGACGAGCGCAGCGCCAACGGCACCCGGATCCGCCACAACCGGCCGGCCGAAGACGAGTTGCTGCCGCTGCGCCACGGCACGCTGTGGCGGCCGCGGCCCGGTGACTCCGTCATGCTGCACGACCGGCTGGAACTGCTGCCGAGCGGCCGTCGGTTCGTCTTCGAGGAGGACGCGACGGACGGTACGGTCGGCCCTGGGCCGGCTGCCGGGGCCGTGGCGGCGCCGACGATGCTGGGCCTCTCACCGGACCTCCCGTCCACGGACGGCCGAAACGGTCAGGACGACCCGGACGGCTCGACCGGCGGGGACGGCGGGACCGGCGGGGGCGGACAGAGGTGA
- a CDS encoding GNAT family N-acetyltransferase, which yields MPSADSSTEDTLDLRLPTEVLALFAATPQYGDSASAPGLPERPAGCSGVHGGPACPSRPADLLDRVAGWPAAETSAGSFRLVPVRLERDLALVTGWMNDPAVARFWELAGDPGVTEGHLRPQLSGDGRSVPCLGVLDGTPMSYWEVYRADLDPIARHHPIRPHDTGVHLLIGDAADRARGLGSVLLRAVSTMVLDNRPACARVVAEPDLRNTPSVAAFLSAGFRLGAEVDLPGKRAALMVRDRALRHLL from the coding sequence ATGCCTTCCGCCGATTCGAGCACCGAGGACACGCTCGACCTGAGGCTCCCCACCGAGGTCCTCGCCCTCTTCGCCGCCACCCCGCAGTACGGGGACTCCGCGTCGGCGCCCGGACTCCCGGAGCGGCCGGCCGGCTGCTCGGGCGTCCACGGCGGCCCTGCCTGCCCCAGCCGCCCGGCCGACCTGCTCGACCGCGTCGCCGGCTGGCCCGCCGCCGAGACCTCAGCCGGGTCCTTCCGGCTCGTCCCGGTCCGGCTGGAGCGCGACCTGGCCCTGGTCACCGGCTGGATGAACGACCCGGCGGTCGCCCGGTTCTGGGAGCTGGCCGGCGACCCGGGCGTCACCGAGGGCCACCTGCGCCCGCAACTGTCCGGCGACGGCCGCAGCGTCCCGTGCCTGGGCGTCCTCGACGGCACTCCCATGAGCTACTGGGAGGTCTACCGCGCCGACCTGGACCCGATCGCCCGCCACCACCCGATCAGGCCGCACGACACCGGCGTCCATCTGCTGATCGGTGATGCCGCCGACCGTGCCCGGGGCCTGGGCAGCGTCCTGCTGCGCGCCGTCTCCACGATGGTGCTCGACAACCGGCCCGCCTGCGCCCGCGTCGTCGCCGAGCCCGATCTGCGCAACACGCCCTCCGTCGCCGCGTTCCTCAGCGCGGGCTTCCGTCTTGGTGCGGAGGTCGACCTCCCCGGCAAACGCGCGGCTCTGATGGTCCGCGACCGCGCGCTCCGCCATCTGCTCTGA
- a CDS encoding diaminobutyrate--2-oxoglutarate transaminase codes for MAAASALTAGEAILRRQAQRESAARTYARALPVVPVRARGMTVEGADGRRYLDCLSGAGTLALGHNHPVVLEAIRAVLDSGAPLHVLDLATPVKDAFTTALFETLPAELAERGRIQFCGPAGTDAVEAALKLTRTATGRGGLLAFSGAYHGMTAGALAATGDTAVRAAAGDTDARVTRLPYPYDYRCPFGVGGDRGAELSARWTAHQLDDPKGGVLPPAAMLLEAVQGEGGVIPAPDAWLRRMREITAARGIPLIVDEVQTGVGRTGTFWAVERSGVVPDVMVLSKAIGGSLPLAVIVYREELDGWRPGAHAGTFRGNQLAMAAGTATLRFVREHALHERAETLGARMTSRLRGLAAHQPCVGDVRGRGLMIGVELVDTEAEPDDYGALPNAPQLAARVQQEALRRGLIVELGGRHGSVVRLLPPLTMTDEQAEAVLERLAGAIEAARAATRGGPA; via the coding sequence GTGGCAGCGGCCTCCGCCCTCACCGCGGGCGAGGCGATTCTCCGCAGGCAGGCGCAGCGCGAGTCCGCCGCGCGCACCTACGCCCGCGCGTTGCCGGTGGTGCCGGTGCGCGCCCGGGGGATGACGGTGGAGGGCGCGGACGGCCGCCGCTACCTGGACTGCCTGTCGGGGGCCGGAACCCTCGCGCTCGGCCACAACCACCCCGTCGTCCTGGAGGCGATCAGGGCCGTCCTGGACTCCGGGGCGCCGCTGCACGTGCTCGACCTCGCCACGCCGGTCAAGGACGCCTTCACCACCGCGCTGTTCGAGACCTTGCCGGCCGAGCTCGCCGAGCGCGGCCGGATCCAGTTCTGCGGCCCGGCCGGCACCGACGCGGTGGAGGCGGCCCTCAAACTGACCAGGACCGCCACCGGTCGAGGTGGCCTGCTCGCCTTCTCCGGCGCCTACCACGGCATGACGGCCGGCGCGCTCGCCGCCACCGGCGACACCGCGGTACGGGCCGCGGCCGGCGACACCGACGCGCGCGTCACCCGGCTGCCGTATCCGTACGACTACCGCTGCCCGTTCGGCGTCGGCGGCGACCGGGGCGCGGAGCTGTCGGCGCGTTGGACCGCGCACCAACTCGACGACCCCAAGGGCGGCGTGCTGCCGCCGGCCGCGATGCTGCTCGAAGCCGTGCAGGGCGAGGGCGGGGTGATCCCGGCCCCCGACGCCTGGCTGCGGCGGATGCGCGAGATCACCGCGGCCCGCGGTATCCCGCTGATCGTCGACGAGGTACAGACCGGTGTGGGCCGTACCGGCACCTTCTGGGCGGTCGAACGCAGCGGTGTCGTGCCGGACGTGATGGTGCTGTCCAAGGCGATCGGCGGCAGCCTGCCGCTCGCGGTGATCGTCTACCGCGAGGAACTGGACGGCTGGCGGCCCGGTGCCCACGCCGGCACCTTCCGCGGCAACCAACTCGCCATGGCGGCGGGCACGGCCACCCTGCGCTTCGTGCGGGAGCACGCGCTGCACGAGCGGGCCGAGACGCTCGGCGCCCGCATGACGAGCCGGCTGCGCGGGCTGGCCGCCCACCAGCCCTGCGTCGGCGACGTACGGGGCCGCGGCCTGATGATCGGCGTGGAACTCGTCGACACCGAGGCCGAACCCGACGACTACGGGGCGCTGCCCAACGCGCCGCAACTCGCCGCCCGCGTCCAGCAGGAGGCGCTGCGGCGCGGCCTGATCGTGGAACTCGGCGGCCGGCACGGCAGTGTGGTGCGGCTGCTCCCGCCGCTGACCATGACCGACGAGCAGGCGGAAGCGGTGCTGGAACGGCTGGCCGGCGCGATCGAGGCAGCACGGGCCGCGACGCGCGGGGGCCCGGCGTGA
- the lexA gene encoding transcriptional repressor LexA encodes MTATAESATATLTALDRSPDRIGALDVMNEDSPPKPTRSLPGRPPGIRADSSGLTERQRRVIEVIRDSVQRRGYPPSMREIGQAVGLSSTSSVAHQLMALERKGFLRRDPHRPRAYEVRASDAGHPQPTDTTGKPSASYVPLVGRIAAGAPLLAEESVEDVFPLPRQLVGDGELFVLKVVGDSMIEAAICDGDWVTVRRQPVAENGDIVAAMLDGEATVKRFKRDAGHVWLLPHNAAYQPIPGDEATILGKVVAVLRRV; translated from the coding sequence GTGACCGCCACCGCAGAGAGCGCCACAGCGACATTGACCGCACTTGACCGCTCCCCGGATCGAATCGGCGCGTTGGACGTGATGAACGAAGACAGCCCCCCGAAGCCCACGCGCTCACTTCCCGGACGGCCCCCGGGGATTCGCGCCGACAGCTCGGGACTCACCGAACGCCAGCGCCGGGTAATCGAGGTCATCAGGGACTCGGTGCAGCGGCGCGGATATCCGCCCTCCATGCGCGAGATCGGCCAGGCGGTCGGTCTCTCCAGCACTTCCTCCGTGGCCCATCAACTGATGGCTCTGGAACGGAAGGGTTTTCTGCGCCGCGACCCGCACCGGCCGCGCGCCTATGAGGTACGCGCCTCGGACGCCGGTCATCCGCAGCCGACCGACACGACCGGCAAGCCCTCCGCGTCCTATGTGCCACTCGTCGGGCGGATCGCGGCGGGGGCCCCGCTTCTCGCCGAGGAATCGGTCGAGGACGTTTTCCCGCTGCCCCGGCAGCTGGTCGGCGACGGCGAACTGTTCGTACTCAAAGTGGTCGGCGACTCGATGATCGAGGCGGCCATCTGCGACGGCGACTGGGTGACGGTACGGCGCCAGCCCGTCGCGGAGAACGGCGATATCGTCGCGGCGATGCTCGACGGCGAGGCGACGGTGAAGCGCTTCAAGCGGGACGCCGGCCATGTGTGGCTGCTGCCGCACAACGCGGCCTATCAGCCGATCCCGGGTGACGAGGCCACCATCCTGGGCAAGGTGGTGGCGGTTCTGCGCCGGGTCTGA
- the nrdR gene encoding transcriptional regulator NrdR: MHCPFCRHPDSRVVDSRTTDDGTSIRRRRQCPDCGRRFTTVETASLMVIKRSGVTEPFSRNKVIAGVRKACQGRPVTEDALAQLGQRVEEAVRATGSAELSTHDVGLAILGPLQDLDLVAYLRFASVYRAFDSLEDFDRAITELREQLPPTTPGGLDEELGVRTPTGADG; encoded by the coding sequence GTGCACTGCCCCTTCTGCCGACACCCCGACAGCCGCGTCGTCGACAGCCGCACCACCGACGACGGGACCTCGATCCGCCGTCGGCGGCAGTGCCCGGACTGCGGCCGTCGCTTCACCACGGTCGAGACGGCGTCCCTGATGGTGATCAAGCGCAGCGGGGTCACCGAGCCCTTCAGTCGCAACAAGGTGATCGCCGGCGTGCGCAAGGCGTGCCAGGGCCGCCCGGTCACCGAGGACGCTCTCGCGCAGCTCGGGCAGCGCGTGGAGGAGGCCGTCAGGGCCACCGGCAGCGCCGAGCTGTCGACCCACGACGTGGGCCTGGCCATACTCGGCCCGCTCCAGGACCTCGATCTGGTGGCCTACCTGCGCTTCGCCAGCGTCTACCGGGCCTTCGACTCGCTCGAGGACTTCGACCGGGCCATCACGGAGCTGCGCGAGCAGCTGCCACCCACCACTCCTGGCGGGCTCGACGAGGAGCTCGGGGTCCGCACGCCGACCGGTGCCGACGGCTGA
- a CDS encoding trypsin-like serine peptidase yields the protein MAAAMLLAAAATACGWSGSGGHAGARPAGSVTTGTGRRPPALPTSFPTSLKDLKKWEKAYRDGGWRNWDRSTWLRRAADFVNPIIDGLWSDKRMKAAGQGGKGVSTGIDADRGWTDPAPAPVRARPVATPYHDSAPGVGKLFFDGPEGSMACSATVVQDPAHPGRSDLVWTAGHCVHAGESGGWYRNVAFVPSYDDKGLDTAALKGAPRDVLAPYGVWWADGASTSDEWIASGSPSGGGGSAYDFAVLHVTPEEGTGGRSLEETVGAAVPVWFDAPPVTRIGAVGAWGYPVAAPFDGQRMYACVGRPGRLSVAADAPAEYRIGCTMTGGSSGGGWFTTRPDGKRALVSNTSIGPATNTWLAGPRLGAEAEKMLDGMSRKFS from the coding sequence ATGGCCGCTGCCATGCTGCTGGCGGCCGCGGCGACCGCCTGCGGCTGGTCGGGGTCCGGGGGCCACGCGGGCGCGCGGCCCGCCGGCTCGGTGACGACCGGTACCGGTCGTCGACCGCCCGCCCTGCCGACGTCCTTCCCCACCAGCCTGAAGGACCTCAAGAAGTGGGAGAAGGCGTACCGGGACGGGGGCTGGAGGAACTGGGACCGGTCGACCTGGCTGCGCAGGGCCGCGGACTTCGTCAATCCGATCATCGACGGCCTGTGGAGCGACAAGCGGATGAAGGCCGCCGGCCAGGGCGGCAAGGGGGTCTCTACAGGCATCGACGCCGACCGGGGTTGGACCGACCCGGCGCCGGCGCCCGTCCGGGCCCGTCCTGTCGCGACGCCTTATCACGACAGCGCGCCGGGCGTCGGGAAGCTGTTCTTCGACGGTCCCGAGGGGTCGATGGCCTGCTCGGCGACGGTGGTGCAGGACCCGGCCCACCCGGGCAGGTCCGACCTGGTCTGGACGGCGGGGCACTGCGTGCACGCCGGCGAGTCGGGTGGCTGGTACCGCAACGTGGCCTTTGTCCCCTCCTATGACGACAAAGGCCTCGACACGGCTGCGCTCAAGGGCGCCCCGCGTGATGTGCTGGCGCCCTACGGCGTGTGGTGGGCGGACGGCGCGAGCACCTCCGACGAGTGGATCGCGTCCGGTTCGCCGAGCGGCGGCGGCGGATCGGCGTACGACTTCGCGGTGCTGCACGTCACCCCTGAGGAGGGGACCGGCGGCAGATCGCTGGAGGAGACGGTCGGTGCCGCGGTGCCGGTGTGGTTCGACGCGCCGCCCGTGACGAGGATCGGCGCCGTGGGCGCCTGGGGCTACCCGGTGGCCGCGCCCTTCGACGGGCAGCGGATGTACGCCTGCGTGGGCCGGCCGGGGCGGCTGTCGGTGGCCGCGGACGCGCCGGCCGAGTACCGCATCGGCTGCACGATGACCGGTGGCTCCTCGGGCGGCGGCTGGTTCACCACTCGACCCGACGGCAAAAGGGCGCTGGTCAGCAACACGTCGATCGGTCCGGCGACCAACACCTGGCTGGCCGGACCGCGGTTGGGCGCCGAGGCGGAGAAGATGCTGGACGGGATGAGCCGGAAGTTCAGCTGA
- a CDS encoding ATP-dependent DNA helicase, translating into MPSPALTDLLHAAVTAVGGTERPGQVTMAEAVAAAVDDSSHLLVQAGTGTGKSLGYLVPALAQGERVVVATATLALQRQLVERDLPRTVEALKPLLRREPQYAMLKGRSNYLCLHRLHEGVPQDEGEGLFDPFEAAAATSKLGQDLLRLRDWADETETGDRDGLTPGVSDRAWSQVAVTSRECLGATKCAYGAECFAEAARERARLAEVVVTNHALLAIDAIEGAPVLPSHEVLIIDEAHELVSRFTGVATGELSPIGVNRAVKRAAKLVNEKAADALLGAAEGFERVMELALPGRLVEIPEDLGYVLAALRDACRQVITALGDTRDKSVQDEDAVRKQAMASVEHIHEVSERLVRGAEDDVVWCERHDRFGASLRVAPLNVSGLLREKLFTDRSVVLTSATLKLGGDFNGVAGTLGLAPEGTEGEDVPPWKGIDVGSPFDYRKQGILYVARHLAQPGRDSGREDMLDELAELIEAAGGRTLGLFSSMRGAQAAAEAMRGRLDHPVLLQGEETLGELIRRFADDARTCLFGTLSLWQGVDVPGASCQLVVMDRIPFPRPDDPLMSARQKAVEEHGGNGFMAVAATHAALLMAQGAGRLIRATGDRGVVAVLDPRLATARYGGFLRSSMPELWYTTDGRQVRKSLAAIDAAARTAEAAVQPV; encoded by the coding sequence ATGCCCTCACCCGCACTCACCGACCTGCTGCACGCCGCCGTCACCGCCGTCGGCGGCACCGAGCGGCCCGGTCAGGTCACCATGGCCGAAGCCGTCGCGGCAGCCGTGGACGACTCGTCCCATCTGCTCGTCCAGGCGGGCACCGGCACCGGGAAGTCACTCGGCTATCTGGTGCCCGCGCTCGCCCAGGGGGAGCGGGTCGTGGTGGCCACCGCCACCCTCGCCCTCCAGCGGCAGTTGGTCGAGCGCGACCTGCCGCGCACGGTGGAGGCGCTCAAACCGCTGCTGCGCCGCGAGCCGCAGTACGCCATGCTCAAGGGCCGGTCGAACTACCTGTGCCTGCACCGGCTGCACGAGGGCGTGCCGCAGGACGAGGGCGAAGGGCTCTTCGACCCCTTCGAGGCCGCCGCCGCGACCAGCAAACTCGGCCAGGACCTGCTGCGGCTGCGGGACTGGGCGGACGAGACCGAGACCGGTGACCGGGACGGGCTGACCCCCGGTGTCTCCGACCGCGCCTGGAGCCAGGTCGCGGTCACCTCCCGGGAGTGCCTCGGCGCCACCAAGTGCGCCTACGGCGCGGAGTGTTTCGCCGAGGCGGCCCGGGAGCGGGCCAGGCTCGCCGAGGTGGTGGTCACCAACCACGCGCTGCTGGCCATCGACGCCATCGAGGGCGCGCCGGTGCTGCCCAGCCACGAGGTGCTGATCATCGACGAGGCGCACGAGCTGGTCTCGCGGTTCACCGGGGTCGCGACCGGCGAGCTGTCCCCGATCGGCGTCAACCGGGCAGTCAAACGCGCCGCCAAGCTCGTCAACGAGAAGGCCGCCGACGCGCTGCTGGGCGCCGCGGAGGGCTTCGAGCGGGTGATGGAGCTCGCCCTGCCCGGGCGGCTGGTGGAGATCCCCGAGGACCTCGGCTACGTTTTGGCGGCGCTGCGCGACGCCTGCCGCCAGGTGATCACCGCGCTCGGCGACACCCGTGACAAGTCCGTGCAGGACGAGGACGCGGTGCGCAAGCAGGCCATGGCCTCGGTGGAGCACATCCACGAGGTCAGTGAGCGCCTGGTCCGCGGCGCGGAGGACGACGTGGTGTGGTGCGAGCGCCACGACCGGTTCGGGGCGTCGCTGCGGGTCGCGCCGCTGAACGTGTCCGGGCTGCTGCGGGAGAAGTTGTTCACCGATCGTTCGGTGGTGCTGACCTCGGCCACCCTGAAGCTCGGCGGCGATTTCAACGGGGTCGCCGGGACGCTCGGGCTCGCCCCGGAGGGCACCGAGGGCGAGGACGTCCCGCCGTGGAAGGGCATCGACGTCGGCTCGCCCTTCGACTACCGCAAGCAGGGCATCCTCTACGTGGCCCGGCATCTCGCCCAGCCGGGCCGGGACAGCGGCCGGGAGGACATGCTCGACGAACTCGCCGAGCTGATCGAGGCGGCCGGCGGTCGTACCCTCGGGCTCTTCTCGTCCATGCGCGGCGCCCAGGCGGCCGCGGAGGCGATGCGGGGGCGGCTGGACCACCCGGTGCTGCTGCAGGGCGAGGAGACGCTGGGAGAGCTCATCCGGCGGTTCGCCGACGACGCCCGCACCTGCCTGTTCGGCACGCTGTCGCTGTGGCAGGGCGTGGACGTACCCGGCGCCAGCTGCCAGCTGGTGGTCATGGACCGGATTCCGTTCCCGCGGCCGGACGACCCGCTGATGAGCGCCCGGCAGAAGGCGGTCGAGGAGCACGGCGGAAACGGCTTCATGGCGGTGGCGGCGACGCACGCGGCGCTGCTGATGGCCCAGGGCGCCGGCCGGCTGATCAGGGCGACGGGGGACCGGGGCGTGGTGGCCGTACTCGACCCGAGGCTCGCCACCGCCCGCTACGGCGGTTTTCTGCGGTCCTCCATGCCGGAGCTCTGGTACACCACGGACGGCCGGCAGGTGCGGAAGTCGCTGGCGGCCATCGACGCGGCGGCGAGGACGGCTGAGGCGGCCGTACAGCCGGTCTGA
- the hflX gene encoding GTPase HflX yields MTSTFSSSSDDRQRLPESLRADALMEEDVAWSHEIDGERDGEQLDRYDRASLRRVAGLSTELEDITEVEYRQLRLERVVLVGVWTSGTVDDAENSLAELAALAETAGALVLDGVIQRRDKPDPATYIGSGKARELRDIVMETGADTVVCDGELSPGQLIHLEDVVKVKVVDRTALILDIFAQHAKSREGKAQVSLAQMQYMLPRLRGWGQSLSRQMGGGGAGSSGGGMATRGPGETKIETDRRRIREKMAKMRREIAEMKTSRDLKRQERKRHKVPSVAIAGYTNAGKSSLLNRLTGAGVLVENALFATLDPTVRRAETPGGRLYTLTDTVGFVRHLPHHLVEAFRSTMEEVGDADLILHVVDGSHPVPEEQLAAVREVFRDVGALNVPEIVVVNKADAADPLVLQRLLHNEKHAIVVSARTGTGIDELLELIDRELPRPDVEVEALVPYTHGGLVSRVHGGGEVLSEEHTGDGTLLKVRVHEELAAELAPFTLVTRH; encoded by the coding sequence ATGACCTCCACCTTCTCTTCCTCTTCGGACGACCGCCAGCGCCTTCCCGAGAGCCTTCGGGCCGACGCCCTGATGGAAGAGGACGTGGCCTGGAGCCATGAGATCGACGGTGAGCGCGACGGTGAGCAGCTGGACCGCTACGACCGCGCCTCTCTGCGCCGGGTCGCGGGCCTGTCCACCGAACTCGAGGACATCACCGAGGTCGAGTACCGGCAGCTCCGGCTGGAGCGCGTGGTGCTCGTCGGTGTCTGGACCAGCGGCACGGTGGACGACGCCGAGAACTCGCTGGCCGAGCTGGCGGCCCTCGCCGAGACCGCCGGCGCGCTCGTCCTGGACGGCGTGATCCAGCGTCGCGACAAGCCGGACCCGGCCACGTACATCGGCTCGGGCAAGGCCCGGGAGCTGCGCGACATCGTGATGGAGACCGGCGCCGACACGGTGGTCTGCGACGGTGAGCTGAGCCCCGGCCAGCTGATCCACCTGGAAGACGTCGTCAAGGTCAAGGTGGTCGACCGGACCGCCCTGATCCTCGACATCTTCGCCCAGCACGCCAAGTCCCGCGAGGGCAAGGCGCAGGTGTCACTGGCCCAGATGCAGTACATGCTGCCGCGACTGCGCGGCTGGGGCCAGTCGCTGTCCCGGCAGATGGGCGGCGGCGGCGCCGGCTCCTCAGGGGGCGGCATGGCGACCCGTGGCCCCGGTGAGACCAAGATCGAGACCGACCGGCGGCGGATCCGCGAGAAGATGGCGAAGATGCGCCGGGAGATCGCGGAGATGAAGACCAGCCGCGACCTCAAGCGCCAGGAGCGCAAGCGCCACAAGGTGCCGTCGGTGGCCATCGCCGGCTACACCAACGCGGGCAAGTCCTCGCTGCTCAACCGGCTCACCGGCGCCGGCGTCCTGGTGGAGAACGCGCTGTTCGCCACCCTGGACCCGACCGTGCGCAGGGCGGAGACGCCGGGCGGGCGGCTGTACACGCTGACCGACACCGTCGGGTTCGTCCGGCATCTGCCGCACCACCTGGTGGAGGCGTTCCGCTCCACCATGGAGGAGGTCGGCGACGCCGACCTGATCCTGCACGTGGTGGACGGCTCCCACCCGGTGCCGGAGGAGCAGCTGGCCGCCGTCCGCGAGGTGTTCCGCGACGTCGGCGCGCTGAACGTGCCGGAGATCGTGGTGGTCAACAAGGCGGACGCCGCCGACCCGCTGGTCCTGCAGCGCCTGCTGCACAACGAGAAGCACGCCATCGTGGTCTCCGCGCGCACCGGCACGGGCATCGACGAGCTGCTCGAACTCATCGACCGGGAACTGCCGCGGCCGGACGTGGAGGTGGAGGCCCTGGTGCCGTACACCCACGGTGGCCTGGTCTCCCGTGTGCACGGTGGCGGCGAGGTCCTCTCCGAGGAGCACACCGGCGACGGCACTTTGCTCAAGGTGCGGGTGCACGAGGAACTGGCCGCGGAGCTGGCGCCGTTCACGCTGGTCACGCGGCACTGA